The Stigmatopora argus isolate UIUO_Sarg chromosome 16, RoL_Sarg_1.0, whole genome shotgun sequence genome has a window encoding:
- the LOC144090627 gene encoding glutamate receptor ionotropic, NMDA 1 isoform X7 yields MMRLFLLAVLVWCSCARAGCEPKIVNIGAVLSQKRYEQVFKDAVTQANQVYGRDKFKLTAISVTHKPNAIQMALSVCEDLISSQVYAILVSHPPQSNDHLTPTPVSYTAGFYRIPVVGLTTRMSIYSDKSIHLSFLRTVPPYSHQAHVWFDLMREFNWNHIILIVSDDHEGRAAQKRLETLLEERETKAEKVLQFSQETNLTALLLEAKELEARVIILSASEEDAAAVYKAARFLNMTGSGYVWLVGEREMSGKALSEAPDGLIGLQLINGKNESAHINDAVAVVAQSVQELFEKENITEPPRGCVGNTNIWKTGPLFKRVLMSSKYPEGLTGRVEFNDDGDRKYAHYSILNYQKSRLIQVGVYNGTQVVMNNQRKIIWPGGETEKPQGFQMSTRLKIVTIHQEPFVYVKPTMPDGTCKEEITLNGVLIKKVICTGPNETIPGRPIVPQCCYGFCIDLLIKLAMTMNFTYEVHLVADGKFGTQERVNNSNKKEWNGMMGELLGGLADMIVAPLTINNERAQYIEFSKPFKYQGLTILVKKEIPRSTLDSFMQPFQSTLWLLVGLSVHVVAVMLYLLDRFSPFGRFKVNSEEEEEDALTLSSAMWFSWGVLLNSGIGEGAPRSFSARILGMVWAGFAMIIVASYTANLAAFLVLDRPEERITGINDPRLRNPSDKFIYATVKQSSVDIYFRRQVELSTMYRHMEKHNYESAAEAIQAVRDNKLHAFIWDSAVLEFEASQKCDLVTTGELFFRSGFGIGMRKDSPWKQNVSLAILSSHENGFMEDLDKTWVRYQECDSRSNAPATLTFENMAGVFMLVAGGIAAGIFLIFIEIAYKRHKDARRKQMQLAFAAVNVWRKNLQQFPPTDITGQLNLSDPSVSTVV; encoded by the exons ATGATGCGGCTTTTTCTGCTGGCGGTGCTCGTCTGGTGCTCGTGCGCGCGGGCCGGCTGCGAACCGAAAATTGTCAACATCGGAGCCGTCCTGAGCCAGAAGAGGTACGAGCAGGTCTTCAAAGATGCGGTGACTCAAGCCAACCAAGTCTACGGACGGGACAAATTCAAGCTCACGGCCATCTCCGTCACGCACAAGCCCAATGCCATCCAGATGGCTTTGTCAGTTTGTGAGGACCTCATCTCCAGTCAG GTCTACGCCATTCTTGTGAGCCATCCACCTCAGTCCAATGACCACCTGACTCCAACACCGGTCTCCTACACTGCTGGCTTCTACCGTATTCCGGTGGTGGGGCTCACCACTcgcatgtcaatttactcagATAAG AGTATCCATCTGTCCTTTCTGCGAACTGTCCCGCCCTACTCGCACCAAGCGCACGTGTGGTTTGACCTGATGCGCGAGTTCAACTGGAACCATATCATCCTGATTGTGAGCGATGACCACGAGGGTCGGGCGGCTCAGAAGAGGCTGGAGACGCTCCTGGAGGAAAGAGAAACCAAG GCAGAGAAAGTTCTCCAGTTCAGCCAGGAGACTAACTTAACGGCCCTGCTGCTGGAGGCCAAAGAACTGGAGGCCCGAGTTATCATCCTTTCTGCCAG TGAGGAAGATGCCGCTGCTGTCTACAAGGCCGCCCGCTTCCTCAACATGACAGGCTCAGGCTACGTTTGGCTGGTGGGCGAGCGGGAGATGTCGGGTAAAGCGCTGAGCGAGGCGCCAGACG GTTTAATTGGCCTGCAGCTCATTAACGGGAAGAACGAGTCAGCTCATATCAATGATGCAGTGGCAGTGGTGGCCCAGTCTGTCCAGGAGCTCTTTGAGAAAGAAAATATCACGGAGCCGCCGAGAGGATGTGTGGGCAACACGAACATCTGGAAAACAGGGCCTCTCTTCAAAAG GGTACTCATGTCCTCAAAGTACCCGGAGGGGCTCACTGGCCGTGTGGAGTTCAATGATGACGGCGACAGGAAGTACGCCCACTACAGCATTCTCAACTATCAGAAGAGTCGACTCATTCAAGTGGGCGTTTACAATGGGACCCAG GTGGTAATGAACAATCAGCGGAAGATTATCTGGCCTGGTGGGGAGACAGAAAAACCACAGGGCTTCCAGATGTCTACACGATTAAAG ATAGTGACAATCCACCAGGAGCCATTTGTGTACGTGAAACCCACCATGCCAGATGGGACATGCAAGGAGGAAATCACGTTAAATGGAGTCTTAATTAAAAAGGTTATCTGCACTGGGCCCAATGAGACCATCCCAG GGCGCCCAATTGTTCCGCAGTGTTGTTATGGATTCTGCATTGATCTTCTGATCAAGCTGGCTATGACCATGAACTTTACATACGAGGTTCATCTGGTGGCTGATGGGAAATTTGGAACTCAAGAGCGG GTGAACAACAGCAACAAGAAGGAGTGGAATGGCATGATGGGAGAGCTCCTGGGGGGCTTGGCCGACATGATTGTTGCCCCATTGACTATTAACAACGAACGAGCCCAGTACATTGAGTTTTCAAAACCCTTCAAATATCAAGGTCTTACCATCCTTGTTAAAAAG GAAATCCCTCGCAGTACACTGGACTCGTTCATGCAGCCATTTCAAAGTACTCTGTGGCTGTTGGTGGGTCTTTCGGTGCATGTGGTGGCGGTGATGCTTTACCTACTAGACCGGTTCAG CCCATTTGGAAGATTTAAAGTAAATagtgaggaggaagaagaggatgcCCTCACCTTGTCATCTGCCATGTGGTTCTCCTGGGGAGTGTTGCTGAACTCTGGAATTGGAGAAG GTGCACCTCGGAGCTTCTCAGCGAGAATCCTTGGTATGGTGTGGGCTGGTTTTGCCATGATCATTGTGGCCTCCTATACTGCCAACTTGGCTGCCTTCCTGGTGCTGGACCGGCCTGAGGAGCGCATCACCGGCATCAATGACCCAAGG CTCAGAAACCCATCCGACAAGTTCATCTACGCCACGGTGAAGCAGAGTTCCGTGGACATCTACTTCCGGCGGCAGGTGGAGCTTAGCACCATGTACCGCCACATGGAGAAGCACAACTATGAGAGTGCCGCCGAGGCCATCCAGGCTGTTCGTGACAA CAAGCTGCATGCTTTCATCTGGGACTCTGCGGTGCTGGAGTTTGAAGCCTCGCAGAAGTGCGACCTGGTGACCACGGGAGAGCTGTTTTTCCGTTCGGGCTTTGGCATAGGCATGCGCAAGGACAGCCCCTGGAAACAGAATGTGTCCCTGGCCATTCTCAG TTCTCATGAGAACGGCTTCATGGAAGATCTAGATAAAACCTGGGTGAGATACCAGGAGTGTGACTCAAGGAGCAATGCCCCAGCCACACTCACCTTTGAAAACATGGCAG GGGTCTTCATGCTTGTGGCTGGTGGCATAGCAGCAGGGATCTTCCTCATTTTCATTGAAATAGCCTACAAGCGCCATAAAGACGCCCGCAGGAAGCAGATGCAGCTCGCCTTTGCGGCCGTTAATGTTTGGAGGAAGAACCTGCAG CAATTCCCACCCACTGACATCACGGGGCAACTCAATTTGTCTGACCCATCTGTCAGCACTGTGGTGTAG
- the LOC144090627 gene encoding glutamate receptor ionotropic, NMDA 1 isoform X6, protein MMRLFLLAVLVWCSCARAGCEPKIVNIGAVLSQKRYEQVFKDAVTQANQVYGRDKFKLTAISVTHKPNAIQMALSVCEDLISSQVYAILVSHPPQSNDHLTPTPVSYTAGFYRIPVVGLTTRMSIYSDKSIHLSFLRTVPPYSHQAHVWFDLMREFNWNHIILIVSDDHEGRAAQKRLETLLEERETKNKKRNYENLDQLSYDNKRGPKAEKVLQFSQETNLTALLLEAKELEARVIILSASEEDAAAVYKAARFLNMTGSGYVWLVGEREMSGKALSEAPDGLIGLQLINGKNESAHINDAVAVVAQSVQELFEKENITEPPRGCVGNTNIWKTGPLFKRVLMSSKYPEGLTGRVEFNDDGDRKYAHYSILNYQKSRLIQVGVYNGTQVVMNNQRKIIWPGGETEKPQGFQMSTRLKIVTIHQEPFVYVKPTMPDGTCKEEITLNGVLIKKVICTGPNETIPGRPIVPQCCYGFCIDLLIKLAMTMNFTYEVHLVADGKFGTQERVNNSNKKEWNGMMGELLGGLADMIVAPLTINNERAQYIEFSKPFKYQGLTILVKKEIPRSTLDSFMQPFQSTLWLLVGLSVHVVAVMLYLLDRFSPFGRFKVNSEEEEEDALTLSSAMWFSWGVLLNSGIGEGAPRSFSARILGMVWAGFAMIIVASYTANLAAFLVLDRPEERITGINDPRLRNPSDKFIYATVKQSSVDIYFRRQVELSTMYRHMEKHNYESAAEAIQAVRDNKLHAFIWDSAVLEFEASQKCDLVTTGELFFRSGFGIGMRKDSPWKQNVSLAILSSHENGFMEDLDKTWVRYQECDSRSNAPATLTFENMAGVFMLVAGGIAAGIFLIFIEIAYKRHKDARRKQMQLAFAAVNVWRKNLQQFPPTDITGQLNLSDPSVSTVV, encoded by the exons ATGATGCGGCTTTTTCTGCTGGCGGTGCTCGTCTGGTGCTCGTGCGCGCGGGCCGGCTGCGAACCGAAAATTGTCAACATCGGAGCCGTCCTGAGCCAGAAGAGGTACGAGCAGGTCTTCAAAGATGCGGTGACTCAAGCCAACCAAGTCTACGGACGGGACAAATTCAAGCTCACGGCCATCTCCGTCACGCACAAGCCCAATGCCATCCAGATGGCTTTGTCAGTTTGTGAGGACCTCATCTCCAGTCAG GTCTACGCCATTCTTGTGAGCCATCCACCTCAGTCCAATGACCACCTGACTCCAACACCGGTCTCCTACACTGCTGGCTTCTACCGTATTCCGGTGGTGGGGCTCACCACTcgcatgtcaatttactcagATAAG AGTATCCATCTGTCCTTTCTGCGAACTGTCCCGCCCTACTCGCACCAAGCGCACGTGTGGTTTGACCTGATGCGCGAGTTCAACTGGAACCATATCATCCTGATTGTGAGCGATGACCACGAGGGTCGGGCGGCTCAGAAGAGGCTGGAGACGCTCCTGGAGGAAAGAGAAACCAAG aataaaaaaaggaaCTATGAAAACCTCGATCAACTGTCCTATGACAACAAGCGAGGACCCAAG GCAGAGAAAGTTCTCCAGTTCAGCCAGGAGACTAACTTAACGGCCCTGCTGCTGGAGGCCAAAGAACTGGAGGCCCGAGTTATCATCCTTTCTGCCAG TGAGGAAGATGCCGCTGCTGTCTACAAGGCCGCCCGCTTCCTCAACATGACAGGCTCAGGCTACGTTTGGCTGGTGGGCGAGCGGGAGATGTCGGGTAAAGCGCTGAGCGAGGCGCCAGACG GTTTAATTGGCCTGCAGCTCATTAACGGGAAGAACGAGTCAGCTCATATCAATGATGCAGTGGCAGTGGTGGCCCAGTCTGTCCAGGAGCTCTTTGAGAAAGAAAATATCACGGAGCCGCCGAGAGGATGTGTGGGCAACACGAACATCTGGAAAACAGGGCCTCTCTTCAAAAG GGTACTCATGTCCTCAAAGTACCCGGAGGGGCTCACTGGCCGTGTGGAGTTCAATGATGACGGCGACAGGAAGTACGCCCACTACAGCATTCTCAACTATCAGAAGAGTCGACTCATTCAAGTGGGCGTTTACAATGGGACCCAG GTGGTAATGAACAATCAGCGGAAGATTATCTGGCCTGGTGGGGAGACAGAAAAACCACAGGGCTTCCAGATGTCTACACGATTAAAG ATAGTGACAATCCACCAGGAGCCATTTGTGTACGTGAAACCCACCATGCCAGATGGGACATGCAAGGAGGAAATCACGTTAAATGGAGTCTTAATTAAAAAGGTTATCTGCACTGGGCCCAATGAGACCATCCCAG GGCGCCCAATTGTTCCGCAGTGTTGTTATGGATTCTGCATTGATCTTCTGATCAAGCTGGCTATGACCATGAACTTTACATACGAGGTTCATCTGGTGGCTGATGGGAAATTTGGAACTCAAGAGCGG GTGAACAACAGCAACAAGAAGGAGTGGAATGGCATGATGGGAGAGCTCCTGGGGGGCTTGGCCGACATGATTGTTGCCCCATTGACTATTAACAACGAACGAGCCCAGTACATTGAGTTTTCAAAACCCTTCAAATATCAAGGTCTTACCATCCTTGTTAAAAAG GAAATCCCTCGCAGTACACTGGACTCGTTCATGCAGCCATTTCAAAGTACTCTGTGGCTGTTGGTGGGTCTTTCGGTGCATGTGGTGGCGGTGATGCTTTACCTACTAGACCGGTTCAG CCCATTTGGAAGATTTAAAGTAAATagtgaggaggaagaagaggatgcCCTCACCTTGTCATCTGCCATGTGGTTCTCCTGGGGAGTGTTGCTGAACTCTGGAATTGGAGAAG GTGCACCTCGGAGCTTCTCAGCGAGAATCCTTGGTATGGTGTGGGCTGGTTTTGCCATGATCATTGTGGCCTCCTATACTGCCAACTTGGCTGCCTTCCTGGTGCTGGACCGGCCTGAGGAGCGCATCACCGGCATCAATGACCCAAGG CTCAGAAACCCATCCGACAAGTTCATCTACGCCACGGTGAAGCAGAGTTCCGTGGACATCTACTTCCGGCGGCAGGTGGAGCTTAGCACCATGTACCGCCACATGGAGAAGCACAACTATGAGAGTGCCGCCGAGGCCATCCAGGCTGTTCGTGACAA CAAGCTGCATGCTTTCATCTGGGACTCTGCGGTGCTGGAGTTTGAAGCCTCGCAGAAGTGCGACCTGGTGACCACGGGAGAGCTGTTTTTCCGTTCGGGCTTTGGCATAGGCATGCGCAAGGACAGCCCCTGGAAACAGAATGTGTCCCTGGCCATTCTCAG TTCTCATGAGAACGGCTTCATGGAAGATCTAGATAAAACCTGGGTGAGATACCAGGAGTGTGACTCAAGGAGCAATGCCCCAGCCACACTCACCTTTGAAAACATGGCAG GGGTCTTCATGCTTGTGGCTGGTGGCATAGCAGCAGGGATCTTCCTCATTTTCATTGAAATAGCCTACAAGCGCCATAAAGACGCCCGCAGGAAGCAGATGCAGCTCGCCTTTGCGGCCGTTAATGTTTGGAGGAAGAACCTGCAG CAATTCCCACCCACTGACATCACGGGGCAACTCAATTTGTCTGACCCATCTGTCAGCACTGTGGTGTAG
- the LOC144090627 gene encoding glutamate receptor ionotropic, NMDA 1 isoform X2: MMRLFLLAVLVWCSCARAGCEPKIVNIGAVLSQKRYEQVFKDAVTQANQVYGRDKFKLTAISVTHKPNAIQMALSVCEDLISSQVYAILVSHPPQSNDHLTPTPVSYTAGFYRIPVVGLTTRMSIYSDKSIHLSFLRTVPPYSHQAHVWFDLMREFNWNHIILIVSDDHEGRAAQKRLETLLEERETKNKKRNYENLDQLSYDNKRGPKAEKVLQFSQETNLTALLLEAKELEARVIILSASEEDAAAVYKAARFLNMTGSGYVWLVGEREMSGKALSEAPDGLIGLQLINGKNESAHINDAVAVVAQSVQELFEKENITEPPRGCVGNTNIWKTGPLFKRVLMSSKYPEGLTGRVEFNDDGDRKYAHYSILNYQKSRLIQVGVYNGTQVVMNNQRKIIWPGGETEKPQGFQMSTRLKIVTIHQEPFVYVKPTMPDGTCKEEITLNGVLIKKVICTGPNETIPGRPIVPQCCYGFCIDLLIKLAMTMNFTYEVHLVADGKFGTQERVNNSNKKEWNGMMGELLGGLADMIVAPLTINNERAQYIEFSKPFKYQGLTILVKKEIPRSTLDSFMQPFQSTLWLLVGLSVHVVAVMLYLLDRFSPFGRFKVNSEEEEEDALTLSSAMWFSWGVLLNSGIGEGAPRSFSARILGMVWAGFAMIIVASYTANLAAFLVLDRPEERITGINDPRLRNPSDKFIYATVKQSSVDIYFRRQVELSTMYRHMEKHNYESAAEAIQAVRDNKLHAFIWDSAVLEFEASQKCDLVTTGELFFRSGFGIGMRKDSPWKQNVSLAILSSHENGFMEDLDKTWVRYQECDSRSNAPATLTFENMAGVFMLVAGGIAAGIFLIFIEIAYKRHKDARRKQMQLAFAAVNVWRKNLQPSPPLETQDDRKSGRAEPDPKQKASFRSISTNLASSIKRRRSSKDTQFPPTDITGQLNLSDPSVSTVV; this comes from the exons ATGATGCGGCTTTTTCTGCTGGCGGTGCTCGTCTGGTGCTCGTGCGCGCGGGCCGGCTGCGAACCGAAAATTGTCAACATCGGAGCCGTCCTGAGCCAGAAGAGGTACGAGCAGGTCTTCAAAGATGCGGTGACTCAAGCCAACCAAGTCTACGGACGGGACAAATTCAAGCTCACGGCCATCTCCGTCACGCACAAGCCCAATGCCATCCAGATGGCTTTGTCAGTTTGTGAGGACCTCATCTCCAGTCAG GTCTACGCCATTCTTGTGAGCCATCCACCTCAGTCCAATGACCACCTGACTCCAACACCGGTCTCCTACACTGCTGGCTTCTACCGTATTCCGGTGGTGGGGCTCACCACTcgcatgtcaatttactcagATAAG AGTATCCATCTGTCCTTTCTGCGAACTGTCCCGCCCTACTCGCACCAAGCGCACGTGTGGTTTGACCTGATGCGCGAGTTCAACTGGAACCATATCATCCTGATTGTGAGCGATGACCACGAGGGTCGGGCGGCTCAGAAGAGGCTGGAGACGCTCCTGGAGGAAAGAGAAACCAAG aataaaaaaaggaaCTATGAAAACCTCGATCAACTGTCCTATGACAACAAGCGAGGACCCAAG GCAGAGAAAGTTCTCCAGTTCAGCCAGGAGACTAACTTAACGGCCCTGCTGCTGGAGGCCAAAGAACTGGAGGCCCGAGTTATCATCCTTTCTGCCAG TGAGGAAGATGCCGCTGCTGTCTACAAGGCCGCCCGCTTCCTCAACATGACAGGCTCAGGCTACGTTTGGCTGGTGGGCGAGCGGGAGATGTCGGGTAAAGCGCTGAGCGAGGCGCCAGACG GTTTAATTGGCCTGCAGCTCATTAACGGGAAGAACGAGTCAGCTCATATCAATGATGCAGTGGCAGTGGTGGCCCAGTCTGTCCAGGAGCTCTTTGAGAAAGAAAATATCACGGAGCCGCCGAGAGGATGTGTGGGCAACACGAACATCTGGAAAACAGGGCCTCTCTTCAAAAG GGTACTCATGTCCTCAAAGTACCCGGAGGGGCTCACTGGCCGTGTGGAGTTCAATGATGACGGCGACAGGAAGTACGCCCACTACAGCATTCTCAACTATCAGAAGAGTCGACTCATTCAAGTGGGCGTTTACAATGGGACCCAG GTGGTAATGAACAATCAGCGGAAGATTATCTGGCCTGGTGGGGAGACAGAAAAACCACAGGGCTTCCAGATGTCTACACGATTAAAG ATAGTGACAATCCACCAGGAGCCATTTGTGTACGTGAAACCCACCATGCCAGATGGGACATGCAAGGAGGAAATCACGTTAAATGGAGTCTTAATTAAAAAGGTTATCTGCACTGGGCCCAATGAGACCATCCCAG GGCGCCCAATTGTTCCGCAGTGTTGTTATGGATTCTGCATTGATCTTCTGATCAAGCTGGCTATGACCATGAACTTTACATACGAGGTTCATCTGGTGGCTGATGGGAAATTTGGAACTCAAGAGCGG GTGAACAACAGCAACAAGAAGGAGTGGAATGGCATGATGGGAGAGCTCCTGGGGGGCTTGGCCGACATGATTGTTGCCCCATTGACTATTAACAACGAACGAGCCCAGTACATTGAGTTTTCAAAACCCTTCAAATATCAAGGTCTTACCATCCTTGTTAAAAAG GAAATCCCTCGCAGTACACTGGACTCGTTCATGCAGCCATTTCAAAGTACTCTGTGGCTGTTGGTGGGTCTTTCGGTGCATGTGGTGGCGGTGATGCTTTACCTACTAGACCGGTTCAG CCCATTTGGAAGATTTAAAGTAAATagtgaggaggaagaagaggatgcCCTCACCTTGTCATCTGCCATGTGGTTCTCCTGGGGAGTGTTGCTGAACTCTGGAATTGGAGAAG GTGCACCTCGGAGCTTCTCAGCGAGAATCCTTGGTATGGTGTGGGCTGGTTTTGCCATGATCATTGTGGCCTCCTATACTGCCAACTTGGCTGCCTTCCTGGTGCTGGACCGGCCTGAGGAGCGCATCACCGGCATCAATGACCCAAGG CTCAGAAACCCATCCGACAAGTTCATCTACGCCACGGTGAAGCAGAGTTCCGTGGACATCTACTTCCGGCGGCAGGTGGAGCTTAGCACCATGTACCGCCACATGGAGAAGCACAACTATGAGAGTGCCGCCGAGGCCATCCAGGCTGTTCGTGACAA CAAGCTGCATGCTTTCATCTGGGACTCTGCGGTGCTGGAGTTTGAAGCCTCGCAGAAGTGCGACCTGGTGACCACGGGAGAGCTGTTTTTCCGTTCGGGCTTTGGCATAGGCATGCGCAAGGACAGCCCCTGGAAACAGAATGTGTCCCTGGCCATTCTCAG TTCTCATGAGAACGGCTTCATGGAAGATCTAGATAAAACCTGGGTGAGATACCAGGAGTGTGACTCAAGGAGCAATGCCCCAGCCACACTCACCTTTGAAAACATGGCAG GGGTCTTCATGCTTGTGGCTGGTGGCATAGCAGCAGGGATCTTCCTCATTTTCATTGAAATAGCCTACAAGCGCCATAAAGACGCCCGCAGGAAGCAGATGCAGCTCGCCTTTGCGGCCGTTAATGTTTGGAGGAAGAACCTGCAG CCATCTCCCCCTCTAGAGACTCAGGAT GATAGAAAAAGTGGTAGAGCAGAACCCGACCCCAAACAGAAAGCCTCTTTTAGGTCCATCAGTACCAACCTGGCCTCCAGCATCAAGAGACGTAGGTCCTCCAAAGACACG CAATTCCCACCCACTGACATCACGGGGCAACTCAATTTGTCTGACCCATCTGTCAGCACTGTGGTGTAG